A region of the Leptospira fainei serovar Hurstbridge str. BUT 6 genome:
AAAGAGATTTGAATTGCAACGAGTTTGGGTCGGACGTCGCCTAACTTTCGGCTTGTCGCTGCGCTTCGGGTTGCTGAGCACCCTCGCTTGGCCTTCGGCACATTCCGCTTTGTCACTCGTCTTGCAAGGCAAGCCTCGTTCCAAGTCCTTGCGGACTCGCGAAACGTCGCCAAGCCTCGGCCGTTATCCGAAAATTGAGCCTCAAACTTTATTCAGTTCTGGAGTCGGCCGTCCATGGCCGACTTTAATGAGTTTTTTATGTTCTTTGCCATAGGTAAATATTGACAATGCCAATTATAATTGGCATACTGGATTTATGCCACTAAGCGGCAAAGAAATGCTAAAGCTCTACCAGAAGGAAGGTTGGGAAATACTTAGGCAAAAAGGTAGCCATGTAATGGTTGGTAAAGGAATTGATCGAGAGACAATTCCGATACATAAGGAACTAAAGAAAGGTCTTGAAACAGCTTTACTAAAGCATTTGCGAGAAAGTCAGAGGTAAAATCAATGCACTATCATTTTCGTATTCATACAGATAAAACAGGCTATTGGGCAGAATGTATAGAACTAAAAGGATGCATGA
Encoded here:
- a CDS encoding type II toxin-antitoxin system HicA family toxin: MPLSGKEMLKLYQKEGWEILRQKGSHVMVGKGIDRETIPIHKELKKGLETALLKHLRESQR